The following are encoded in a window of Qipengyuania soli genomic DNA:
- a CDS encoding vWA domain-containing protein, whose amino-acid sequence MFFNFVDELRAAGIPASFKEHLTLLEALDKDVIEQTPEAFYYLSRATFVKDEGLIDRFDQVFAKVFKGIMSDYGQNPVDIPEDWLKAVAEKFLSEEEMEAIKSLGSWDEIMETLKKRLEEQEKRHQGGNKWIGTGGTSPFGNAGYNPEGVRIGGESKHKRALKVWDKREFKNLDNTKELGTRNIKMALRRLRRFAREGAADELDLDATIDGTAKQGWLDIHMRPERHNAVKLLLFLDVGGSMDPFIKLCEELFSAATTEFKNLEFFYFHNCLYEGVWKDNRRRWQERTKTWDVLHKYGHDYKVIFVGDAAMSPYEITHPGGSVEHMNEEAGAVWMQRMVNTYPATVWLNPVPEKQWNYSQSTKVMKQLVNDRMYPLTLDGLDDAMRELSRKQG is encoded by the coding sequence ATGTTCTTCAACTTCGTCGACGAGCTGCGTGCAGCAGGCATCCCCGCAAGCTTCAAGGAGCACCTCACCCTGCTGGAGGCGCTCGACAAGGACGTGATCGAGCAGACGCCCGAGGCGTTCTACTACCTGTCGCGCGCGACCTTCGTGAAGGACGAGGGGTTGATCGATCGCTTCGACCAGGTCTTCGCCAAGGTTTTCAAGGGAATAATGTCGGACTACGGGCAAAACCCGGTCGACATTCCCGAGGATTGGCTGAAGGCCGTCGCCGAGAAGTTCCTCTCCGAAGAGGAGATGGAGGCGATCAAGTCGCTGGGGTCCTGGGACGAGATCATGGAGACGCTGAAGAAGCGGCTCGAGGAACAGGAAAAGCGCCACCAGGGCGGCAACAAGTGGATCGGGACCGGGGGCACCTCCCCCTTCGGCAACGCGGGATATAACCCCGAGGGCGTCCGCATCGGGGGCGAGAGCAAGCACAAGCGGGCGCTCAAGGTCTGGGACAAGCGCGAGTTCAAGAACCTCGACAACACCAAGGAACTTGGCACCCGCAATATCAAGATGGCGCTGCGCCGCCTGCGCCGCTTTGCCCGTGAAGGCGCGGCAGACGAACTCGACCTGGATGCAACGATCGACGGGACCGCCAAGCAGGGCTGGCTCGACATCCACATGCGCCCCGAGCGGCACAATGCCGTGAAGTTGCTGCTGTTTCTGGATGTCGGCGGTTCGATGGACCCTTTCATCAAGCTCTGCGAGGAACTGTTCAGCGCGGCGACGACCGAGTTCAAGAACCTCGAGTTCTTCTACTTCCACAATTGCCTCTACGAGGGGGTCTGGAAGGACAACCGCCGCCGCTGGCAGGAGCGGACCAAGACCTGGGACGTGCTCCACAAATACGGGCACGACTACAAGGTCATCTTCGTCGGCGATGCGGCGATGAGCCCCTACGAGATCACTCATCCGGGCGGCAGCGTCGAGCACATGAACGAGGAAGCGGGCGCGGTTTGGATGCAGCGCATGGTCAACACCTATCCCGCAACCGTGTGGCTCAATCCGGTGCCGGAGAAGCAGTGGAACTATTCGCAGTCGACCAAAGTGATGAAGCAGCTGGTCAATGACCGCATGTATCCGCTGACGCTCGACGGGCTCGACGACGCGATGCGCGAGTTGAGCCGCAAGCAGGGATGA
- a CDS encoding DUF817 domain-containing protein, whose protein sequence is MTFHHSRFEAVRLRLEQFDPGTGWRLWLYEFLLFGFKQAWACLFGALMLILLLGTHLFYPEGAPLHRYDFITLGAVVIQGVMLALRLETLEEAKVILIFHVVGTVMELFKTAAGSWLYPEASVLHIGAVPLFSGFMYASVGSYIARVWRIFDFRFSNYPPRWATYLLAAAIYANFFAHHWLPDVRILIFAAVGWYFAFTKIHFRNWRRHRWMPLLVGFLLVALFIWFAENIGTYARAWSYPGQENEWKMVGIGKLGSWYLLMIISFVLVSLVNPVRKPD, encoded by the coding sequence TTGACCTTTCACCACTCCCGCTTCGAGGCGGTACGCCTCCGCCTCGAACAGTTCGATCCCGGGACCGGTTGGAGATTGTGGCTCTACGAATTCCTGCTGTTCGGCTTCAAGCAGGCCTGGGCGTGCCTGTTCGGCGCACTCATGTTGATCCTGCTGCTGGGCACCCACCTCTTCTATCCCGAGGGTGCGCCACTTCATCGCTACGACTTCATCACGCTCGGAGCCGTCGTCATTCAGGGAGTGATGCTGGCGCTGCGTCTGGAAACGCTGGAGGAGGCGAAGGTCATCCTCATCTTCCACGTAGTCGGCACGGTCATGGAGTTGTTCAAGACCGCCGCCGGATCGTGGCTCTATCCCGAAGCGAGTGTCCTTCACATTGGGGCCGTCCCGCTTTTTTCGGGCTTCATGTACGCCAGCGTCGGCAGCTACATCGCCCGCGTCTGGCGAATTTTCGACTTCCGCTTTTCGAATTATCCGCCGCGATGGGCAACGTACCTCCTGGCAGCCGCGATTTACGCAAACTTCTTCGCGCATCATTGGCTGCCCGATGTCCGCATCCTGATATTCGCAGCAGTAGGCTGGTATTTCGCCTTCACGAAAATCCACTTCCGCAATTGGCGCAGACACCGCTGGATGCCTCTTCTCGTCGGCTTCCTGCTGGTCGCGCTGTTCATCTGGTTCGCCGAGAATATCGGCACCTACGCAAGGGCGTGGAGCTACCCCGGCCAGGAGAACGAGTGGAAGATGGTCGGCATCGGCAAGCTGGGCAGCTGGTACCTGCTGATGATCATCAGTTTCGTTCTCGTCAGCCTGGTCAATCCCGTCAGAAAGCCCGACTAG
- a CDS encoding spinster family MFS transporter: protein MATAAPVGDTSKTVRVTLWILLIVYIFNFIDRQIVNILAEPIAKDLKLSDTQIGLMTGLAFALFYTVLGLPIARYADRPTTNRPRLIAVALAVWSGMTALCGLANNFIQLLLARIGVGVGEAGCTPAAHSLISDLVPKEKRASALGFYALGIPIGTVLGMIIGGQLVDVLGWRKAFMIVGLPGVAMALVVWFVLKDPRRHMAEATAASPPPGMATGEAIRSILSSRAMVLLLIAASSAAFLSYGKTTWATIFFQRTHGLTPGQVGLWFGIVNGAGGILGTWLSGKIADRYGAVKRQHVLTAAALGMLLVAPTAILGYSASDWRIALLILFFPTFLGSLYYGPTYSSVQGLVTPQARALASAVLLFFQNLIGLGLGPLLFGMLSDVLKPSLGEDSVQWVLYSASVMSLIPAFFFWRCSLRLDEELDQKG, encoded by the coding sequence ATGGCCACAGCTGCGCCAGTGGGCGACACGAGCAAAACCGTGCGTGTGACGCTCTGGATCTTGCTGATCGTCTACATCTTCAATTTCATCGACCGTCAGATCGTCAACATCCTCGCCGAACCGATTGCGAAGGATCTGAAGCTTTCGGACACGCAGATCGGACTGATGACCGGCCTTGCATTTGCGCTGTTCTACACTGTGCTGGGCCTGCCGATTGCGCGCTATGCCGATCGGCCGACGACCAATCGCCCACGGTTGATTGCTGTCGCTCTGGCGGTCTGGTCGGGCATGACCGCGCTGTGCGGACTCGCGAACAACTTCATCCAGCTTCTCCTCGCACGGATCGGCGTGGGCGTTGGTGAGGCGGGCTGTACGCCTGCGGCGCATTCGCTCATCAGCGACCTCGTTCCGAAGGAAAAACGCGCCTCGGCGCTGGGATTTTACGCCCTCGGCATCCCGATCGGGACTGTCCTCGGCATGATCATCGGCGGCCAGCTCGTCGACGTCCTTGGCTGGCGCAAGGCCTTCATGATCGTCGGCTTGCCCGGAGTGGCCATGGCATTGGTCGTGTGGTTCGTCCTGAAGGACCCGCGCAGGCATATGGCCGAAGCTACTGCAGCTTCACCCCCTCCAGGCATGGCGACCGGTGAGGCGATCCGCTCGATCCTCTCCAGCAGGGCAATGGTGCTGTTGCTGATTGCGGCCTCCTCGGCCGCGTTCCTCAGCTACGGGAAGACGACGTGGGCAACGATCTTCTTCCAGCGCACGCACGGTCTGACGCCGGGCCAGGTCGGCCTGTGGTTCGGTATCGTCAATGGGGCCGGGGGAATCCTCGGGACCTGGCTCAGCGGCAAGATCGCCGACCGATATGGAGCGGTCAAACGCCAGCACGTGCTGACAGCGGCGGCGCTCGGAATGCTGCTTGTCGCCCCCACCGCGATCCTTGGCTATTCGGCGAGCGACTGGCGCATTGCCTTGCTGATCCTGTTCTTCCCGACTTTCCTCGGCTCGCTCTATTATGGCCCGACCTATTCGAGCGTTCAGGGACTTGTGACGCCGCAGGCGAGGGCACTGGCATCGGCGGTGCTGCTGTTCTTCCAGAACCTCATCGGCCTCGGCCTCGGGCCCCTGCTCTTCGGCATGTTGTCCGACGTTCTGAAGCCGTCCTTGGGCGAAGACAGCGTCCAGTGGGTTCTCTACAGTGCCAGCGTCATGAGCCTGATCCCAGCGTTCTTCTTCTGGCGGTGCAGCCTGCGGCTCGACGAGGAACTCGACCAGAAGGGCTAG
- a CDS encoding lipid II flippase Amj family protein: MDSPLLVICLLTFAIHLIGTLAYSARIAGVRTQRIALSFALFNILVLFSRTANGFLGPFLAKRIETRLHSGAGTGLEADFRLVLLSATIAVLSGILLIPTGQRVFSRAIGYFQNNRSTTRLLLRSASPAGLKVMKESVTLPSPSQLASLRGGPGVGWSVLFGNMMAQALLTVGVLASLYAGYLAPEFRVTASQLSAVVNGFATILLFALIDPQLSVMTDDVVDGKVSEGQFRRTIGWISLSRLAGTLLAQAVFVPAAMAIAAIAVYV; the protein is encoded by the coding sequence ATGGACTCTCCGCTGCTTGTCATCTGCCTGCTGACATTCGCCATCCACCTGATCGGCACCCTGGCCTATTCGGCACGCATTGCAGGCGTGCGAACCCAGCGGATCGCGCTGAGCTTTGCATTATTCAACATCCTCGTGCTGTTCTCGCGTACCGCCAACGGCTTCCTCGGCCCGTTCCTTGCCAAGCGCATCGAAACGCGGCTTCATAGCGGTGCGGGCACCGGTCTCGAAGCCGATTTTCGCCTCGTGCTGCTGTCGGCCACAATCGCGGTGCTTTCCGGTATCCTCCTGATCCCGACGGGCCAACGCGTCTTTTCGAGAGCGATCGGCTATTTTCAGAACAACCGCTCGACTACGCGCCTGCTCCTGCGCAGCGCGAGCCCGGCGGGCCTGAAAGTGATGAAGGAGTCGGTCACACTCCCCAGCCCTTCGCAACTGGCATCGTTGCGCGGCGGTCCGGGCGTCGGCTGGAGCGTACTGTTCGGCAACATGATGGCTCAGGCCCTGCTGACGGTCGGCGTTCTCGCGTCGCTTTACGCCGGCTACCTCGCGCCCGAGTTCCGGGTGACGGCAAGCCAGCTTTCTGCGGTGGTGAACGGCTTTGCGACCATCCTGCTGTTCGCACTCATCGACCCGCAATTGTCGGTCATGACCGACGACGTGGTGGACGGGAAAGTCTCCGAGGGCCAGTTTCGCAGGACCATCGGGTGGATTTCCCTGAGCCGCCTTGCTGGCACCCTGCTGGCGCAGGCTGTGTTCGTACCGGCCGCGATGGCGATTGCTGCGATCGCGGTGTACGTTTGA